The DNA window ATGGTACTGAGATGTGAGGATCAGGCAGATTTAATCTTGCAGGAGAATGAGATTTCCTAATGACTTTCTTGTGGAAGGATGGCATGATGGCGAAGTTCCAAAGTAGTGGAGCTGGTGAGAAAGGGGGAGAAATTCTGTGTTACCTGAAAATTGGACAAGCATCTATGCCTTaatctaagtcactgataaaaatatgaaaatattacaGATCCCTGAGGAACTCTACTTTAGGCTTTCTAATCTGACATAAAAAAGTAATCGTTTTTAGGGACTGACCAAATAGTTTTTCAATCTAATCAACTGTACTATTCTTTAATCCATATTattttttccacaagaataacaCAAGActtcataaaatattttgctaatACCTAGATGATGTTTATATATGTTCCCAATCTACAAGGTTAGTgacacttaaaaatatatataaactttctttttgctaatctcttttcttcttataccatttatttacaaatattccctTCACTTCCTCTAGAGGGTCATCCTTCCTTAAAAGATGGGGGAGTGGTAATTTAGTGATTCCAATGCTTATGTCAAGAAGTTCTGACAGCACATACAATGGTCAATGCCCATAATCCTCCACTTGTGAAAATAAGAGGTGCATTTTTCTCATTCTCCAAGATGAATTTATCATTGTAATTACAcagcatttcattttattttgtgtacatcaatgtagtcattgtgtatgttgtttgcCTAGTTCTGCTTCCATCACTCTGAAAAGTGTCCTAAATCTGCATTTCTccccattgcttctggttctaCCCTCTGGAGCCAAATAGACCAAGGCTAATCCTGCCTCCACatgaaagaccttcaaatacttgaagacagattCATTTTTCTCCTAAGTCTCTTTATCATTAGGTTCAATAtgatcagtttcctcaaatgacaAACATCTGGattcaaggctcttcaccattctgatttcccttttctttccagcTTATTAGTATCCTTCTTAAATTGTCCAGAAATGACTACAATAATTGCAGTAAAGGAAGTCTGAGGAGGGAAGAGCACAGGGTAACTCACCTCCCAATTCCTGGAAGTTATCTGCCTCAATGCAGGCCATTATTGTACATGggttttttggctgccatattacaatccaagggcagctagattgGGCAGGTTAGTGTGTTGAGCCTGACTTctaacatggcctcagacacttattagctatgtgaccctggacaagtcagttttctcatctataaaatgagctggagaaggaaatggcaaactatggtagtatctttgccaagaaaaccacaaataggggccacaaagagtcagaagtgACTAATCAACTAACCAACAAAATTTACAATTCTGCCTCATACTGAGCTTACAGAACACTAAAACTCTCACTTTTTTCATAACTACTGTCTGTCTAACCCCTTATATTTTAACTTTTTGGAGTAGATTTTCTTCATACTCTAGCACTTTTTATTTAATCTCCCATCAAATTCCTTCTTATTTATATTCAGCCCAAATGCTCTAATCTTTAAGTATCCTTTTGGATATACATTCTGGCATCCAGTATGTAAACCATCCCTCtaaaccctgtttttttttttctttttctttttcttttttttgcggggcaatgggggttaagggtcacacagctagtaagtatcaagtgtctgaggctggatttgaactcaggtactcctgaatccagggtcagtgctttatccactgtgccacctagcttcccctaagccCTATTTTATGTGCAAATTTGACGAACATGCCACCTGTGCCCTTTGATGAGACATTAGTAAAAATGTTAACTTGAACAGAGTCAAACAAGATTCCTCACTTACTTTAGAGGACCCCCCCCAAGCCAAGTCAACATGGAATCATAagcaattattcattttattacattaaaaatgtttcaacACCTCTAATAAGGTTTGTCTACAGATTTCCTCATATTTGTTACATCTAAAAAGTTTCCAGTATGATTTATTAGATGAGAAATAAGATTTGCTAACAGGCAAATACAATTCTAAGTTGGTTAAAGGCCTTCCACATTAATTACATACAAAGAATTTTTTCTCtagtatggattctctgatggttaataacattttctgttttttgttttgtttttttttttttttagtgaggcaattggggttaagtgacttgcccagggtcacacagctagttaagtattaagtgtctgaggccggatttgaactcaggtactcctgactccagggccggtgctctatccactgcgccatctagctgcccccgttaatAACATTTTCAACAATATTTGTCCCACATCCATTATACCGGGGGGTTTCCCACTAGTGCACATTCTTTAAGTACTTCCCTCTCCACTGAAGTCTTTCCCAAATTCATAGAAATGTAAATGGTCTCTCTCCAATGAGTTATGTGATTAGTAATCTGCAGAAAGCTTCTATACATTGAAAAGACTTATCTGCACTGAATTCTCTAACTTGAGTACTTTATTCTCACTAAAGACTTTTCTATATTAATTGTACAGAAAGTATCTACCCCAGTATCAGTTTGCTGATAAGAAATAATTTGTCATATGGCTGAAACCTTTCCTACATTCTTCATATTCAAAGGATTTCTCTTCAGTGTGAATCCTCTGATGGCTTTTGAGTACCACACTCTCAATggaagctttcccacattcactatGTACAAAGGGTTTCTCCctagtatgaattctctgatggatAATAAGATTCCCCCTTTGGCTGAAGCCCTTCCCACATTCATGACAAgcaaaaggtttctctcctgtatgaattctctgatggttAATAAGGTGTTCCCTCCTGCTGAagcttttcccacattcattacattcaaagggtttctcaccagtatgacTTCTCTGATGGATTTTGAGTAATTCATTTTCACTGAAGGCTTTACCACATTCACTACATGAAAAGAGTTTCTCTCCACTATGGGTTCTCTGATGATTAATAAGATGCCCTCTATGGcggaaggctttcccacattcattacattcaaaaggtttctctccagtgtgcaTTCTTTGATGGCTTTTCAGTACTTCACTCtcactgaaggctttcccacattcatcacatgCAAAGGGTTTCTCCCCAATATAAGTTCTTTGGTGGATAATAAGGCTTGACCTATacctaaaggctttcccacattcagtaCATACAAAAGGCTTTtccccagtatgaattctctgatggctTTTGAGTATTTCACTCTGGCtgaaggttttcccacattcatcacacacaaagggtttctctccagtatgagttctctgGTGGGTAATAAGGTGTGACCGGTgcctaaaggctttcccacattcattgcatgcaaagggtttctctccagtatgagttctctgatgtCTAGTAAGATGTTCCCTCCTGCTAAAAGCTTTCCCACACTCACAACAAGCAAAGGGTTTCTCCCCAGTATGAGTTCTATGATGAGTGATAAGATTCGTCCTATTTCTGAAAcctttcccacattcactacatgcaaatggtttctctccagtatgtatTCGCTGATGGGTAATGAGATGTCCCCTCTGGCTAaatgctttcccacattcattacattcaaagggtttctcaccagtatgaattctctgatggctTTTGAGTACTACACTATCACTGAAggattttccacattcattacattcaaaaggtttctctccagtgtgaattctctgatgcctCTTGAGTACTACACTCTCACTGAAggattttccacattcattacattcaaaaggtttctcccCACTATGAGTCCTCTGATGGGTTTTAAGGCTAGAATTATACCTAAATGCTTTTCCACATTTATTACATGcaaagggtttctctcctgtatgaattctttgatggtTTCTGAGTACTTCGCTCTtactgaaggcttttccacattcttcACATGCAAAGGGCTTCTCCCTAATATAAATTTTTTGATGGATAATAAGGCTTGACCTATgcctaaaggctttcccacatttaGTACATACAAAAGGCTTTtccccagtatgaattctctgatggctTTTGAGTATTTCACGTTGGCTGAAAGCCTTCCCACATGAATTACAtgcaaagggtttctctccagtatgaattctctgatgggtAATAAGATGTCCCCTCTGGCTAAATgctttcccacactcattacattcaaagggtttctctccagtatgaattctctgatggctTTTGAGTACTACACTCtcactgaaggctttcccacattcattacacacAAAAGGTTTCTTTCCTGTATGAGTCCTTTGATGGGTAAAAAGATTTGACCAGTGCTTAAAGCTTATGCCACATTCATTACATGCAAAAGATATCTCTGCGGTATGAGTTCCCTTATGTCTGGAAAGGTCATCCCTCCTGTTGAAggtttttccacattcattatgATGAAAGAGTTTCTCTTCAGTATGAGTTTTCTGGTGGCAAATAAGGTTTGCTTTCCAAGTAAAGTCTTTCTTACATTCATTATATGCAAAGGATTTATTTCTAATATGAATCTTTTGTTTAGTTGGGCTTCGCCTGTGGCTGAAGGCTTTCTCATATTCAGTGTGTTTAATATGTGCTAACTTACTTCCATCATGTATTCTATAAAATTTAACTACATCTGAGTGGTAACTGAAGGGCTTCCTGCATTTGTAATACTTGGAAAGGTTCCTCCCTAAAGAAAGTGTATTACATGTAATTAGGTCAGGATAATTCTGGAAGCTCATTCCATGTGTCTTATATTGATGGAGACATTTTCCCATCGTCTCTCTGCACAGTGAAATCAAGATTGACCTCAGACTCAAATTTCTCCCAAATGGAGAACAGTGAGGTAGGACCATTTTATTAAAAGTTGTTCTGGGAGTGACTGTTACTTGTCTGGATTGTCTCTCCTGCTTGTACTTCTGTTTCTCCAAAGAAACATCACATTCCCTAGCTTCTCCTATCTTGCAATGCCTGACTACCATATCCTTAGGCAGCCTTTTCTTGAATGATGCTCCCATGCAAACGCCCTGTATCAGACTTGAATCCTTGCTTTCAAACCTGTTCTCATGAAGGAAATCTGAAAGAAATAAGAGACAAAAGGTCACTAGTTACTGTTAGCTTTGGCGGGAGAAAGGAATTCTCTTTAGAGCAAGTTTTAGTTTCTCTCTTGTCTACCAAGGAGAATGGTGTTCAAGCTGGACCAAGTAGAGAAGAACCACAGCTTGAGGGAACTGAAGTCAAAGGTGGGAGGAGACACTAACATGTATCTGGGTACCTAGGACTAAATGAACATAAACCTGGGTGCCCAGGACTAAATGATATAGAtcttagagaaatgaaagcaaatttAGATGTCATTAAAAACAACTcggggaaaaacaaaattattttctgcaGAATAGAAGAGTGGAAAACCACATAGAAATGGGAAAAACTAGCTCAGAAAATTCTTCAcctagaaatatatttaacttgGAATCTATACAGATAAAATGAACAGATCTGGGGAGAACCTAGGAATTGATGGGCTCTTCCAAAATTGTTTAGAACAAAATAATAGAATCAgtatagtttagtgactttttttttaatttcaaaaaattttgtaaatagtttcaataaaaatctattgacTATGAAAATGGAGTAAACATAAAATTCAAATCATAGAAATCTATTATTACCCATCTGCAATAAAGGGCAAGATGATTTCAAAAGCAACCAAGAAGAAAGGAATGCACAGTAAATTTCAACttgatttacaaaatgttttctataaatataagaaattacaaaagccAAAATTGGATGGTACAGCTTAAATCAGTTCCTCACCACGTGGACCAACACCCCCAGACTAACATCCTTTAGAAAGTCTCGTTATGGGCAAATATCCTATCACCAGATTGACTCATCTCCTTCCAATACATAGTGGATTGATTATTAATtcatatggagcagctaggtggcacagtagatggagcactagccccagagtcaagaggacctgagctcaaatctcacctcagacacttactcatgaccctgggcaaatcacttaaccccaattgctttaaacatcttctctagttgtcctgatctatatcttgccactggacacagatgactctggaagagagagggaggttggtgaccttgcacagcgtttcctcacttaaatccaattcagtgcaagtcatgccatcaccctgatgtcttggtcctctttgagaatgaaggacaaaggacaaacaacaacaattattcaTAATAAACTggctaagtggggcagctaggtggctcagtggataaaacaccagccctggattcaggaggacctgagttcaaatccggcctcagacacttgacacttactagctgtgtgaccctgggcaagtcacttaaccctcattaccccaccaaaaataaataaataaataaaaataagctgaCTAAGCTTTATtaacataatacaaaataaagtagGGTATTAATTTTCAATTTCACAGATTAAAGGTGTCATTTTCACTAAACTAgggcctcatttaaaaaaaattatcaataactTGAATGAAATCAcattcacagggcagctaggtggcgcagtagatagagcaccggccctggattcaagagtacctgagttcaaatccggcctgagacacttgacacttaactagctgtgtgaccctgggcaagtcacttaaccccaactgcctcacaaaaaaaaaaaaagaaagaaagaaagaaagaaatcacattCATAGCCAGTGTAATTTGCAAATAATGCAAAGCTTAGAGGGATAGCTAACAATATAGATAGGTTAGAATCCAAAGAGATGCTAAAAAGGTAAATCAATGGGTTTGAAATTAGTAAAAACATAATAGTGATAAAAGTAAAGTCCTATATTTTAATTCAGAAACATCTCAGCAAAGATAAAATATGGGAGGGATATCTAAATTGTAGTTCATCTGATAAAGGTCCAGTCATTTTAGTTCCATAGAAGCTTGCTCAATTTAAGTTAAGCACTGTACATGGCAGCCAATAAAGCTGATATTATCTTTGGTTAAAAAGGAGTcatagatggggggcagctaggtggcacaatggatagagcaccggccctggattcaggagtacttgagttaaaatccggcctcagacacttgacacttactagctgtgtgagcctgggcaagtcacttaacccccattgccctgcaaaaaaaaaaaagaggtgatggggagggtggggagggaaggcaaATATAGGAAGGGAGGAGCAGGGCTTGAGACAGGGATGcccaaaaaaagagcaaaagaaaaactGCTAATGAAGAATTAAAAGAATGCAAGGGGAGCAGAAAGAGGTTCAGGAGATATAAGTAGCCAATGTACTAATTTGATTTTATACTTTTTAAGAAAGAAACTAATGGGACATATTGGAGGTTCACAGTTTCATAAACAaccttttttctattcttttatatATGGATATGTTAATCTTTATTGGTATTTgtgaaattcagaaaaaaaactaaatttaaaagaaaaaaatcaaggtgaGGAGAATAAGGCTTGACTAAAGATTTCAAAAACATTTGGAAAGGAACACGAATTAGCAACAGCCATAAGAAGGTTGTTCAAATGCTCCAATAATTGTAAAAATTCAACTGAAAACCCCCTaaagataaaacataaaatcTGCGAAGTTCAAAGGGAAATTACAGACTGTGGTGTCAGGGGGGCTGTGGAGATGTAGCCATGGTATTATCCAACTGGCAGAACTCTGAAATGGTGCAGTCTTTTCTGAAAAGCAACAAAGCCATTAataataagagggaaaaaaactcaGTGGTCATATTGTGGGATTTAGTGATGCTGTGACAAAAGTGAGGCAACAGAATGGTTCAAGGCAGAAGCTGCCTGGGGTGACTCACTCACCTGGACAAAGGCCTCTGTGAATCTCTCCCTTGGACCTCCATGGTGCTTCTCTCTCCAACAGGGAGATCACGTCCAGTATGCAAACAGGAATTCCTACACAGAGGGAGATAAATGAGAAACTGAAGGAGACAGGAAGGTGTCTGGGGGTTCATGGAAAAGTTCTTCATGGAAAATCCGGCAGCTAGCAAATCAGCGAGAGCAGTACGGAGGCTTTTTGGCGTGTCTGCTTTTGTGTTGTGTATCTCCAGGGAGGAAGATGTGTCACAGTGCCAGGTCCAAGAACTTGTCCATCTGCACTGACTGTTCACAGGGGTGGACAAGCTCTGGAGGTTGCCATCCAAATGCGTGTAGAACCATCCTTTATCCGCTTGTTTTTTCCTCTGTGGATGAAAAGGCCAAACCATTGAGTGCTTATCGACCTCTTTCAGAAGGCTCTAAAATACTGCAAAGATTGATGTGGTCAGCACAGCGTCCTCCACTGAGGGAGGACCTCACTGTCTTCTGTCACAGTGGTACCTTTGGGGAATTGCTAAGTTCTTTCTCTGACCCCAGAAGATAGACTCATTCTTTTCCATACCAACCAGCATAGTTGTAATAGGAGGAATAAGACAATCTAGAAAGAACTAAACGTGAACATTGCATGGAGGGCAATGAACAAGCTAATTAATGGAGGGTTTGAATAACCCGTGACACATAACCAAGGAGGAAGTCACAAAACTGGATAAAGTACGTCCTAAGGACATGCATaggaaaatgagaagagagggaaaggcaaCAGACGGACAAGGTAAGTATTCTACTCATAATGTCCAGGGAGGGGAGGTGGCCTCCAGCATTTGTGGAGGGGACCCCTGTCGGCCACTCTATGGGAGGACGTGGCAAATTGGACACAGGATGGCCATGCATGGATGGTTTATAATGTACATCACCAGGCAGACTTTACAAAGCAGAGAACTGCTTGAGTATGGGTCACAGATCTAAATTATGCTCTGAAAGTAAACAAGTTGACTGGAGCCACTTTCTGTTAAGAAATTAagacctttaggggcagctaggtggtgcagtggataaagcaccggccctggattcaggaggacctgaattcaaatccggccacagacacttgacacttaactagctgtgtgaccctgggcatgtcacttaacccccattgccccgccaaaaaaaaaaagaaattaagacctTTTCTCCAATCTTAGTTGAGATTCAGGGATCTCAGTCACTTGATGGGTACTTAATAAGCACCTGTTATGCACCAGGTACTAGGGCAGGCAGTGCTGACATAAAGAACACAAGAATCAATGCCAAGGAGTAGCTTTCATTCAATGGAAGAgaacaacatatatgtatatgagtaaataaaatataggtaacccccccccaaaaaagcaaaccCAAGGTAATTTTGGGACAAAGACACTGGCAGCAGTAGGGATCAGGAAGGGCATCACTGAGGAGGTGGCTGGCCCCTGAGCTAGGTCACACAGAGGTGTGGAAAGAGAGATGGGGGTTGTACTGTGGGAGGACAGGAAGTAAGGCAGGCACACAGGAGGAAGTGcctaacaaatgtttactgaccaACTGATCAATCGGAGGAAGTAGAATAACGTGTGATGAGCCTGGAAAGGAAGCCTGAAGTCGGGTTGGAAAAGGCTTTGGACACCACGGGTTTCTATAAGTGATTCTAGGGAGTCCTTGGTGCTTCCTGAACCACAAGAGGGATGAGGTCTGACCCATTAACTTTCTTCTAActtgagactttaaaaaaaaattaacccaaAAGGTCTAGGGAAAGGGCTCCCAAGGGAAGAatgtgtgtgttgtggggggAAGCGGCCTTATCATCCCCCTGGTAATTCAGGAAGAGCCGGTGGCCTAAGAGTCCCAGAGGTAGAGAGGAGACAGCCTGAGTGTCAGCACAGGCGATGACGGGGTTTCCATCTGTACAAGCTCACTGGGGCCTACAGAACAGATAGGATCTGGGCCTCTTCTTCCCATACGATAACTGCCAATATTCTTGCACAACAAACAAGCCAACGC is part of the Dromiciops gliroides isolate mDroGli1 chromosome 4, mDroGli1.pri, whole genome shotgun sequence genome and encodes:
- the LOC122725951 gene encoding oocyte zinc finger protein XlCOF6-like isoform X2, whose translation is MGASFKKRLPKDMVVRHCKIGEARECDVSLEKQKYKQERQSRQVTVTPRTTFNKMVLPHCSPFGRNLSLRSILISLCRETMGKCLHQYKTHGMSFQNYPDLITCNTLSLGRNLSKYYKCRKPFSYHSDVVKFYRIHDGSKLAHIKHTEYEKAFSHRRSPTKQKIHIRNKSFAYNECKKDFTWKANLICHQKTHTEEKLFHHNECGKTFNRRDDLSRHKGTHTAEISFACNECGISFKHWSNLFTHQRTHTGKKPFVCNECGKAFSESVVLKSHQRIHTGEKPFECNECGKAFSQRGHLITHQRIHTGEKPFACNSCGKAFSQREILKSHQRIHTGEKPFVCTKCGKAFRHRSSLIIHQKIYIREKPFACEECGKAFSKSEVLRNHQRIHTGEKPFACNKCGKAFRYNSSLKTHQRTHSGEKPFECNECGKSFSESVVLKRHQRIHTGEKPFECNECGKSFSDSVVLKSHQRIHTGEKPFECNECGKAFSQRGHLITHQRIHTGEKPFACSECGKGFRNRTNLITHHRTHTGEKPFACCECGKAFSRREHLTRHQRTHTGEKPFACNECGKAFRHRSHLITHQRTHTGEKPFVCDECGKTFSQSEILKSHQRIHTGEKPFVCTECGKAFRYRSSLIIHQRTYIGEKPFACDECGKAFSESEVLKSHQRMHTGEKPFECNECGKAFRHRGHLINHQRTHSGEKLFSCSECGKAFSENELLKIHQRSHTGEKPFECNECGKSFSRREHLINHQRIHTGEKPFACHECGKGFSQRGNLIIHQRIHTREKPFVHSECGKASIESVVLKSHQRIHTEEKSFEYEECRKGFSHMTNYFLSAN
- the LOC122725951 gene encoding zinc finger protein 665-like isoform X1, which produces MAELVLVPEGRGAQPTRHEEGMNSGFLTVRIQASVTFRDVAVDFSGEEWRCLAPAQRALYRDVMWETYENLVFLGIPVCILDVISLLEREAPWRSKGEIHRGLCPDFLHENRFESKDSSLIQGVCMGASFKKRLPKDMVVRHCKIGEARECDVSLEKQKYKQERQSRQVTVTPRTTFNKMVLPHCSPFGRNLSLRSILISLCRETMGKCLHQYKTHGMSFQNYPDLITCNTLSLGRNLSKYYKCRKPFSYHSDVVKFYRIHDGSKLAHIKHTEYEKAFSHRRSPTKQKIHIRNKSFAYNECKKDFTWKANLICHQKTHTEEKLFHHNECGKTFNRRDDLSRHKGTHTAEISFACNECGISFKHWSNLFTHQRTHTGKKPFVCNECGKAFSESVVLKSHQRIHTGEKPFECNECGKAFSQRGHLITHQRIHTGEKPFACNSCGKAFSQREILKSHQRIHTGEKPFVCTKCGKAFRHRSSLIIHQKIYIREKPFACEECGKAFSKSEVLRNHQRIHTGEKPFACNKCGKAFRYNSSLKTHQRTHSGEKPFECNECGKSFSESVVLKRHQRIHTGEKPFECNECGKSFSDSVVLKSHQRIHTGEKPFECNECGKAFSQRGHLITHQRIHTGEKPFACSECGKGFRNRTNLITHHRTHTGEKPFACCECGKAFSRREHLTRHQRTHTGEKPFACNECGKAFRHRSHLITHQRTHTGEKPFVCDECGKTFSQSEILKSHQRIHTGEKPFVCTECGKAFRYRSSLIIHQRTYIGEKPFACDECGKAFSESEVLKSHQRMHTGEKPFECNECGKAFRHRGHLINHQRTHSGEKLFSCSECGKAFSENELLKIHQRSHTGEKPFECNECGKSFSRREHLINHQRIHTGEKPFACHECGKGFSQRGNLIIHQRIHTREKPFVHSECGKASIESVVLKSHQRIHTEEKSFEYEECRKGFSHMTNYFLSAN